A single window of Malus sylvestris chromosome 5, drMalSylv7.2, whole genome shotgun sequence DNA harbors:
- the LOC126624774 gene encoding uncharacterized protein LOC126624774 gives MVQPRSTVPTKIRESTRFYPYFKDCVGAIDGTHIPTMVSGPEVASYRDCHGKISQNVLAACNFDLEFIYILSGWEGSAHDSKLLHDVVSRRNGLKVPEDDESEDEENDDELGNQTQEQQQQIANA, from the exons ATGGTCCAGCCTAGATCCACAGTGCCAACTAAAATAAGAGAAAGTACAAGATTTTACCCTTATTTTAAG gaTTGTGTTGGAGCTATTGATGGAACACATATACCAACAATGGTATCGGGACCCGAAGTAGCTAGCTATCGTGATTGTCATGGTAAAATATCACAAAATGTATTAGCTGCTTGTAACTTTGATTTGGAATTCATATATATTCTTAGCGGATGGGAGGGTTCAGCTCATGACTCCAAACTATTACATGATGTTGTATCAAGGAGGAACGGACTTAAAGTGCCAGAAG ATGATGAatctgaagatgaagaaaatgatgatGAACTAGGTAATCAAACTCAAGAGCAACAACAACAGATTGCTAATGCATAG